The following proteins come from a genomic window of Nostoc sp. TCL26-01:
- a CDS encoding glycosyltransferase family 9 protein has product MRVVALVPGGIGDQILFFPTLDDLKRYYPNAQLDVVVEPRSKAAYRVSKSVHEVLTFDYKDRNSLADWGNLVGTIRDREYDVAIAVGQSWLVGLLLWLTGIPTRIGYQGKGAAFFTNVVPFKPSQYGAAVYHDLLEPLGIKSPSPELAVNVPKPDIDWAQNEQKRLGVSETGYVLIHGGSSWISPSPVADTIYPVENWQEIIQDFRYKQPDLPVVVIQGPDDEQFVRSLRDSSLDIKVTSPDNVGKLAAMIGGANLMLTTDSSPLHLSVAVQTYTIALVGPTDPARLLPKSDKFLGIKSPTARVADISPKTVLEKIWGG; this is encoded by the coding sequence ATGCGAGTAGTAGCCCTTGTACCTGGCGGAATTGGCGATCAAATTCTCTTCTTTCCGACTCTAGACGATCTGAAGCGCTATTACCCAAACGCTCAGTTGGATGTTGTTGTGGAACCCCGGTCAAAAGCAGCCTACCGGGTGAGTAAGTCAGTGCATGAGGTACTGACCTTCGATTACAAAGACCGTAATAGCCTAGCAGATTGGGGTAACCTAGTCGGCACAATTCGCGATCGCGAGTATGATGTCGCCATTGCTGTGGGGCAAAGCTGGTTAGTGGGACTGTTACTCTGGTTAACAGGAATTCCCACACGTATCGGTTACCAGGGCAAAGGAGCAGCATTTTTCACCAATGTTGTCCCGTTTAAACCGTCCCAATATGGAGCAGCAGTTTATCACGATTTGCTAGAACCATTAGGTATAAAAAGTCCTAGTCCAGAATTGGCTGTAAATGTGCCGAAACCAGACATTGACTGGGCGCAAAACGAGCAAAAACGTTTGGGTGTGAGTGAAACAGGTTACGTCCTCATTCACGGCGGCTCTAGCTGGATATCTCCATCTCCAGTTGCTGATACAATCTATCCTGTGGAAAACTGGCAGGAAATAATTCAAGACTTTCGATACAAACAACCAGATTTACCCGTGGTTGTCATTCAAGGCCCTGATGATGAGCAATTTGTGCGATCGCTCAGAGACTCATCTTTAGACATTAAAGTAACTTCCCCTGATAATGTGGGTAAACTGGCTGCAATGATTGGCGGCGCTAACTTGATGTTGACTACCGACAGTTCACCACTACACCTAAGTGTGGCAGTCCAAACTTATACCATTGCCCTAGTCGGCCCCACAGATCCAGCCAGGTTATTGCCAAAAAGCGATAAATTCCTGGGTATCAAATCTCCGACAGCCAGGGTGGCTGATATTTCACCCAAAACCGTCCTGGAAAAAATCTGGGGCGGTTGA
- a CDS encoding CRR6 family NdhI maturation factor has product MTITIALNTNAVNSLDLSTAQAVISQVLQEEVITSYEQQLHFDIDYPLEPGDPRELSEIPELRLWFVRLDAKYPWLPFLLDWKAGELGRYTAMLVPHQFSSKEGIQYNPEALEIFLMHKIFILSDWLKQQNIPWQSRLKSMAQMLGYELEDAFFEMI; this is encoded by the coding sequence ATGACAATCACGATCGCACTCAATACTAACGCCGTCAACAGTCTTGATTTATCAACTGCACAAGCGGTAATAAGTCAAGTACTGCAAGAGGAAGTTATTACTTCCTACGAACAACAATTGCATTTTGATATCGACTATCCCCTAGAACCAGGCGATCCCCGCGAATTGTCAGAAATTCCCGAATTAAGGCTGTGGTTTGTCCGGTTGGATGCAAAATATCCCTGGTTGCCATTTTTACTGGACTGGAAAGCCGGAGAACTGGGACGTTATACGGCGATGCTTGTACCTCATCAATTCAGTTCTAAAGAAGGCATCCAGTATAATCCCGAAGCTTTAGAAATATTTTTAATGCACAAGATATTTATTTTAAGCGACTGGTTAAAGCAACAAAATATACCCTGGCAATCGCGTCTCAAGTCAATGGCGCAAATGCTGGGTTACGAATTGGAAGATGCTTTTTTCGAGATGATTTGA
- a CDS encoding Mo-dependent nitrogenase C-terminal domain-containing protein gives MMSNITFTFISVVNLLLQPIRQWLESLKIEDYRFALWVCTIIPASCPFEREIKFGDRTIVYIPPLCKLNPFYEQLVEIRFKALTYLADTCGEDVTQFC, from the coding sequence ATGATGTCTAATATTACATTCACTTTCATCTCTGTTGTCAATCTGCTACTGCAACCAATTCGTCAATGGCTAGAATCTCTAAAAATTGAAGACTACCGATTTGCACTGTGGGTTTGCACAATTATTCCTGCTAGCTGTCCATTTGAACGAGAAATCAAATTTGGCGATCGCACTATCGTTTACATTCCGCCTCTATGTAAACTCAATCCTTTTTACGAACAACTAGTCGAAATTCGTTTCAAAGCCTTAACTTATCTAGCCGACACCTGTGGTGAAGATGTTACACAGTTTTGTTAG
- a CDS encoding response regulator, which translates to MTTKKILIIDDEYDIRAVAELALKAVGLWQVSTAASGSEGVAKAIAEQPDVILLDVMMPDMDGIATFQALKANPVTQQIPVILLTAKAQASEQRRFAELGVRAIITKPFKVMTLPTQISTALDW; encoded by the coding sequence ATGACGACCAAAAAAATTCTAATTATTGATGATGAATATGATATCCGAGCAGTGGCTGAACTAGCGCTGAAGGCAGTCGGGCTTTGGCAAGTGTCAACAGCTGCATCTGGTAGCGAGGGAGTAGCTAAAGCAATAGCTGAACAACCAGATGTAATTCTTTTAGATGTGATGATGCCCGACATGGATGGAATCGCTACTTTTCAGGCTTTAAAAGCCAATCCCGTCACTCAACAAATTCCTGTGATTTTGTTGACAGCAAAGGCACAAGCCTCTGAACAAAGGCGATTTGCAGAATTAGGAGTTCGCGCCATCATTACCAAACCCTTCAAAGTGATGACATTGCCAACTCAAATCTCTACCGCTTTAGATTGGTAG
- a CDS encoding Rpn family recombination-promoting nuclease/putative transposase has translation MIDHDRLFKELISTFFVEFLDLFLPQVASQIDRDSIQFLPQEVLTDVTSGEKKEIDLLAQVRYQQQETYFLIHVENQSYTQTILAKRMFKYFARLHEK, from the coding sequence ATGATCGACCATGACCGCTTGTTCAAAGAATTAATATCTACATTTTTTGTTGAGTTTTTAGATTTATTTTTGCCTCAAGTAGCCAGCCAAATAGACCGAGATTCTATTCAATTTTTACCCCAAGAAGTTCTTACTGATGTCACCTCTGGAGAAAAAAAGGAAATTGATTTGCTGGCTCAGGTGCGTTATCAACAGCAAGAAACTTATTTTTTAATTCATGTTGAAAATCAGTCTTACACCCAGACAATATTAGCTAAAAGGATGTTTAAGTATTTTGCTCGGCTGCATGAAAAATAG
- a CDS encoding PAS domain S-box protein, with the protein MLELLHSIFISSPFVPHGHCYLWNPGLVWLHLLSDTIIALAYYSIPLTLFYFVKQRQDFPFIRILLLFGAFIVACGTTHIMNVWTLWYPTYWLSGLIKAITAVISLYTAFILVDIVPKALELPGTAELEAANQKLQQQISERQIAEQALRESERRFRAIFDQTFQMIGLLQPNGILLEANQTALNFAGITEADVMGKPFWETDWWTFSLETQNQLKNAIAQAACGEFVRYQVDIRGAGDRFATIDFSLKPVFDETGQVVLLIPEGRDVTSRKQAEAALRQAYDELELRVQERTTEIVESNAALQAEIKERQRIESELRDTTRLQQAILDSANYTIISTTKDGIIMTFNAAAQKFLGYTPQEVVGKKTPIIIHDWDEVVQASKEVSQELGIEIEPGFETFVAKSRLGQIAEREWSYIRKDGSRFPVLLSVTPLYDAENNITGFLGIGSDITTIKRAEEELRHLSKALESAVEGISQLDTQGHYIKVNPAYANTAGYQPEEMIGMEWPVTVHPEDMDKMIAAYQQMLKNGKVELEARAIRKDGSVFDKQVVMITAYDQQQRFIGHYCFMKDISDRREVERLKDEFVSVVSHELRTPLTSISGALDLLASGVLRADSEDAQRMLNIAANNTDRLVRLINDILDIERIESGKVQITPQTCNAADLMNQSLEIIAEMAEQAEVKISVSSVSAHLWADPDRIIQVFTNLLSNAIKFSPPGSIVSVSGELITGENQHKTNRGINQGKELTTPLANNISEKRYVLFRVKDQGRGIPDNKLQSIFERFGQVDASDSRQKGGTGLGLAICRSILHHHGGEIWAESTLGEGSTFFFTLPIVSGEDDEGTNQFKIQNDARGLANAALTKFKMKEGDRDKEIIYSSPPPHPLILQCDDDPSVRAVVKTMLERQGYRVMTVASGQEAIEQATLNQPDVILLNLVMPEMDGWETLAILKQQPQTQNIPVIILSGVSPETSHSIPDDVSAWIIKPPNVNLLCQALEKATAKPQQNIKVLIVEDDPDLAQVLIAMFNRHGTTTFSAQTGREAIQVSQNLIPDLLVLDLGLPECDGFAVVDWLRQHQKMCHVPLVVYTARDLDESDRQKLKLGQTLFLTKGRINISEFEQRVINLLDRII; encoded by the coding sequence ATGTTAGAACTATTACACTCAATTTTTATTTCCAGTCCTTTTGTGCCGCATGGGCATTGCTATCTGTGGAATCCAGGGTTGGTGTGGTTACATTTGTTATCTGACACTATAATTGCGCTGGCTTATTACTCGATTCCTTTGACGTTGTTTTATTTTGTCAAGCAGCGTCAAGATTTTCCTTTTATCAGGATTTTGTTACTCTTTGGTGCTTTTATTGTTGCTTGTGGCACTACTCACATTATGAATGTGTGGACGCTTTGGTATCCTACTTATTGGCTATCTGGGTTGATTAAAGCAATTACGGCGGTGATTTCGCTGTATACAGCATTTATTTTAGTGGATATTGTGCCAAAAGCGCTGGAATTGCCTGGTACAGCAGAGCTAGAAGCTGCAAATCAAAAACTGCAACAACAAATTAGTGAACGTCAAATAGCAGAACAGGCGCTGCGTGAGAGTGAGAGAAGATTTCGGGCTATCTTTGACCAAACCTTTCAAATGATAGGGCTATTACAACCCAATGGCATACTTTTAGAAGCGAATCAAACTGCGCTTAATTTTGCGGGCATTACTGAAGCTGATGTCATGGGGAAACCGTTTTGGGAAACTGACTGGTGGACATTTTCCCTAGAAACACAAAATCAATTAAAAAATGCGATCGCTCAAGCTGCTTGTGGAGAATTTGTCCGTTATCAAGTAGATATCAGAGGTGCTGGTGATAGATTTGCCACGATTGACTTTTCCCTCAAACCTGTGTTTGATGAAACTGGGCAAGTAGTATTATTGATACCCGAAGGTCGTGATGTTACCAGTCGCAAACAAGCCGAAGCTGCATTACGTCAAGCCTATGATGAGTTAGAACTACGTGTCCAAGAACGTACTACAGAGATAGTCGAGTCTAACGCAGCATTACAAGCGGAAATCAAAGAGCGTCAGCGCATTGAGTCGGAACTCAGAGACACTACAAGGCTACAACAAGCCATTTTAGATAGTGCCAACTACACAATTATTTCCACAACAAAAGACGGCATTATTATGACATTTAATGCTGCTGCTCAGAAGTTTTTAGGATACACACCCCAAGAAGTAGTTGGTAAAAAAACGCCGATTATCATCCACGATTGGGATGAAGTAGTCCAAGCATCAAAAGAGGTATCTCAAGAACTGGGGATAGAGATTGAGCCTGGATTTGAGACATTTGTGGCCAAATCTCGACTAGGACAAATTGCAGAAAGAGAATGGTCTTATATTCGCAAAGATGGTTCCCGCTTCCCAGTGCTGTTGTCAGTGACACCTTTGTATGATGCTGAGAACAATATTACAGGTTTTTTGGGTATTGGTAGTGATATTACCACGATCAAACGAGCAGAAGAAGAACTACGTCATTTAAGCAAAGCTTTAGAGAGTGCAGTAGAGGGTATATCGCAGTTAGATACACAAGGGCATTACATCAAAGTCAATCCAGCCTATGCCAACACAGCAGGTTATCAACCAGAAGAAATGATTGGCATGGAATGGCCTGTGACTGTCCATCCAGAAGATATGGACAAGATGATTGCTGCTTATCAACAGATGTTGAAAAATGGCAAAGTCGAACTAGAAGCTAGAGCCATCCGTAAAGATGGTTCAGTGTTTGATAAACAAGTAGTGATGATTACAGCTTATGATCAACAACAGCGATTCATTGGGCATTATTGCTTCATGAAAGATATTAGCGATCGCCGAGAAGTCGAAAGGCTCAAAGATGAATTTGTCTCAGTAGTTAGCCATGAATTGCGTACTCCCCTCACTTCCATTTCTGGTGCGTTAGATTTGCTGGCAAGTGGTGTTCTAAGAGCCGATTCTGAAGATGCCCAAAGAATGTTAAATATTGCAGCGAATAATACAGATAGATTAGTTCGTCTCATCAATGACATCCTCGATATTGAGCGCATTGAGTCAGGTAAAGTCCAAATCACCCCTCAAACTTGTAATGCTGCCGATTTAATGAATCAATCGCTCGAAATTATCGCTGAAATGGCAGAACAAGCCGAGGTAAAAATATCTGTTTCATCAGTATCGGCTCACCTCTGGGCTGATCCTGATCGCATTATCCAAGTTTTTACCAACCTCTTGAGTAATGCCATTAAATTTTCACCTCCAGGTTCTATTGTTTCAGTGAGTGGTGAATTAATAACTGGGGAAAATCAGCACAAAACTAACCGAGGAATCAATCAGGGCAAAGAATTGACGACTCCTCTTGCCAACAACATCAGCGAAAAACGTTATGTTCTATTTCGAGTCAAAGACCAAGGCCGGGGTATCCCAGATAATAAACTTCAATCCATCTTTGAACGTTTTGGACAAGTTGATGCCTCAGACTCTCGGCAAAAAGGAGGTACAGGTTTAGGTTTAGCGATTTGTCGCAGCATCTTACACCATCACGGAGGAGAAATCTGGGCTGAAAGCACCTTGGGCGAAGGTAGCACTTTTTTCTTCACCCTACCAATTGTTTCAGGAGAAGACGATGAGGGGACAAATCAATTCAAAATTCAAAATGACGCTCGCGGACTCGCTAACGCTGCGCTAACAAAATTCAAAATGAAAGAAGGGGACAGGGACAAGGAGATCATTTATTCCTCTCCCCCCCCACACCCTTTAATACTGCAATGTGACGATGATCCCTCAGTTCGGGCTGTTGTGAAAACTATGCTAGAACGGCAAGGTTACAGGGTGATGACAGTCGCATCAGGACAAGAAGCAATAGAACAAGCAACATTAAACCAGCCTGATGTGATCTTACTCAACTTAGTGATGCCAGAGATGGATGGTTGGGAAACCTTAGCCATTCTCAAACAGCAACCACAGACTCAAAATATTCCCGTGATTATCCTCAGTGGTGTTTCACCGGAAACGAGTCATAGTATTCCCGATGACGTGAGTGCTTGGATTATCAAACCGCCAAACGTGAATTTATTGTGTCAAGCTTTAGAAAAAGCTACAGCCAAACCACAACAAAATATTAAGGTACTAATAGTAGAAGACGATCCAGATTTGGCACAAGTGTTAATTGCCATGTTTAATCGCCACGGTACAACTACTTTCTCTGCCCAAACAGGACGAGAAGCTATACAAGTTAGCCAAAACCTGATCCCTGATTTGTTGGTGCTAGATTTAGGATTACCAGAATGTGACGGTTTTGCTGTGGTAGATTGGTTACGCCAGCATCAAAAGATGTGCCATGTGCCATTAGTAGTTTACACAGCTCGTGATTTAGATGAGAGCGATCGCCAAAAACTAAAACTCGGACAAACACTCTTTCTCACCAAAGGACGCATTAACATATCAGAGTTTGAACAGCGAGTGATTAACTTGCTAGATCGAATAATTTAA
- a CDS encoding response regulator — protein sequence MRILLVEDDELVAESLIKSLTSQHYAVDFAKDGQEGWDLAELFTYDLILLDLVLPKLDGLSLCRRLRASGNQTPILLITAQDTSTIKVTGLDAGADDYVAKPFDFQELLARIRALLRRGGSALPPLLEWQNLQLDPSTCEVSCDSNILHLTPKEYGLLELFLRNNHRIFSCSALIDHLWSFEEPPTEDTVRSHIKGLRQKLKAAGVTEDPIDTVYGIGYRLKLTPTVKKEEPPEIEVPEHSVDKVMSFSSGMPNQLVTGVSQVWQEVVEKLEERVSVIEQAASKLLQSKLSEKVRSQAKLEAHKLVGSLGMFGSDTGSRLAQETESLLEQGNTLKAPAKQHLGQVVTALRQELQQLKTGYKTKLFVGNKLVDERPLLLIIDQDQEFGEQLERETNTWGLRVQIAPDAIAARQLIAENSPSFVLMNLAVDAPQEALNLITELSYLTPPVPVVVLTTQGSLLDRVKIARLGGRGVLQKPIAPMQVLETVNQILQQSRATEARVMVVDDDPQILTALQKLLSPWGLKVYTLDNPLRFLEALELAEPELLILDVEMPGVSGIELCQVIRNEPQWSNIPVLFLTAHGDTVTRHQVFAAGADDYISKPIVEPELMTRILNRLERTRWLKNLAEIDTLTLVANRRKSTQDLNRYLQWSHEHHQPLCFAIVQLDELKQINYQYSHVVGDRVLSRLGELLRQMFHAQDVVGRWGGTEFIVGMAGMTRLEGVRRLVEVLKSFRQMEFTTGNTQTFHATFTAAVVEYPQAGDNLKALYQAADKVLNEAKVMGRNRVVSQ from the coding sequence ATGAGAATCCTTTTAGTAGAAGACGATGAACTTGTTGCTGAATCACTGATCAAATCGCTGACAAGTCAACATTATGCCGTTGATTTTGCCAAGGATGGACAGGAAGGCTGGGATTTAGCTGAGTTATTTACTTATGACTTAATTTTGCTAGATTTAGTATTGCCTAAACTGGACGGACTTAGTTTATGTCGGCGATTACGAGCGAGTGGTAATCAAACACCAATTCTGTTAATAACTGCCCAAGACACCAGCACCATTAAGGTGACTGGCTTAGATGCTGGTGCAGATGATTATGTTGCCAAACCTTTTGATTTCCAAGAATTATTAGCACGAATTCGAGCTTTATTACGTCGTGGTGGTTCAGCTTTACCACCGCTATTGGAGTGGCAAAACCTCCAACTTGACCCCAGTACGTGTGAGGTAAGTTGTGATAGTAATATATTACACCTGACACCAAAAGAATACGGTCTTTTAGAACTTTTTCTGCGTAACAATCACCGCATATTCAGTTGTAGTGCTTTGATAGACCATTTATGGTCATTTGAAGAACCACCAACAGAAGATACAGTTAGATCCCATATCAAAGGATTGCGGCAAAAGCTGAAAGCTGCGGGTGTAACTGAAGATCCCATCGACACGGTTTATGGAATTGGGTATCGGCTTAAGTTAACACCTACAGTTAAAAAAGAAGAACCTCCAGAGATAGAAGTACCAGAACACTCAGTAGACAAAGTCATGAGTTTTTCCTCTGGGATGCCAAATCAGCTAGTGACGGGAGTCAGTCAAGTTTGGCAAGAGGTAGTGGAGAAACTAGAAGAAAGGGTAAGTGTGATTGAGCAAGCTGCTAGTAAATTGCTACAAAGTAAACTGAGCGAGAAAGTGCGATCGCAAGCCAAACTAGAAGCACATAAATTAGTTGGTTCCCTGGGAATGTTTGGTTCTGATACAGGTTCTCGTCTCGCTCAAGAAACAGAATCCTTGTTAGAACAGGGCAATACCTTGAAAGCCCCAGCAAAACAGCATTTGGGACAAGTAGTAACAGCATTGCGCCAAGAATTACAACAGTTAAAAACTGGGTATAAAACGAAACTATTTGTTGGCAATAAATTAGTAGATGAACGTCCTTTACTGTTGATTATTGATCAGGATCAGGAATTTGGGGAACAGTTAGAGAGAGAAACGAATACTTGGGGTTTGAGGGTACAAATTGCCCCCGATGCGATCGCTGCTAGGCAATTAATTGCTGAAAATTCCCCCAGCTTTGTCCTGATGAATCTTGCTGTCGATGCGCCACAAGAAGCGCTGAATTTAATCACCGAACTGAGCTACTTAACACCTCCTGTACCAGTTGTCGTGCTGACTACTCAAGGTAGTCTGTTAGATCGGGTAAAAATTGCCCGTTTGGGTGGACGAGGCGTGTTACAAAAACCCATAGCGCCAATGCAAGTTTTAGAAACAGTCAATCAAATATTACAGCAATCTCGTGCTACAGAAGCCAGGGTCATGGTTGTAGATGACGATCCGCAAATACTGACGGCACTGCAAAAATTACTGAGTCCTTGGGGTTTAAAAGTATACACCTTAGATAATCCTCTACGCTTTTTAGAAGCCCTGGAACTGGCAGAACCAGAACTATTAATTTTGGATGTGGAAATGCCGGGGGTTAGCGGTATAGAATTATGCCAAGTTATTCGCAATGAACCGCAGTGGAGCAACATACCAGTTTTATTTCTCACGGCTCACGGTGATACAGTTACAAGACATCAAGTATTTGCGGCTGGGGCTGATGACTACATTAGTAAACCCATTGTTGAACCAGAATTAATGACAAGGATTCTCAACCGCTTAGAACGGACAAGATGGTTAAAGAATCTAGCAGAAATCGACACCTTAACGCTAGTAGCCAATCGCCGCAAATCTACACAAGATTTAAATCGCTATCTGCAATGGAGCCATGAACATCATCAGCCCCTCTGCTTTGCTATTGTCCAACTAGATGAATTGAAGCAAATTAATTATCAGTATAGTCATGTCGTTGGCGATCGCGTCTTATCTCGACTAGGAGAATTGTTACGGCAAATGTTCCATGCTCAAGATGTAGTCGGACGTTGGGGAGGTACAGAGTTTATCGTCGGTATGGCTGGGATGACCAGACTTGAAGGAGTACGTAGACTTGTAGAGGTGCTAAAAAGTTTTCGCCAAATGGAATTTACTACAGGTAATACGCAAACTTTCCACGCCACTTTTACCGCCGCAGTTGTGGAATATCCCCAAGCCGGAGACAATCTCAAAGCACTCTACCAAGCAGCCGATAAAGTACTAAATGAAGCAAAAGTAATGGGTAGAAATCGAGTGGTTAGTCAATAG
- a CDS encoding LLM class flavin-dependent oxidoreductase: MSKAKQLKLGAFMRPVSIHTGAWRYPGALPDANFNFSALKKFIQKLEQGKFDAFFMADHLAVLNMPINALKRSHTVTSFEPFTLLSALATVTEHIGLVATASTTYDQPYHIARRFASLDHISGGRAGWNIVTTTNPDAALNFGLEEEIEHDERYRRAREFYDVVTGLWDSFADDAFIRDVEAGIYFDPDKLHVLNHQGKYLSVRGPLNIARPVQGWPVIVQAGASEAGRQLAAETAEAVFAPAGNLEAGKALFADIKGRARAIGRDPESIKILPGALVIVGETIAEAHAKRLYLDSLVHYDSGIASLNGALGYNVSGFDPDGPLPEIPPTNAGHSSRERVIALAQRENLTIRQLAQRIGSYGGLAFVGTPQAIADEMEQWLLEEGSDGFNIMFPFLPEGLDDFVDNVVPELQRRGIFRKEYEGKTLRENLGLARPANRFFQTTVV; the protein is encoded by the coding sequence ATGAGCAAAGCGAAGCAATTGAAACTTGGTGCATTCATGCGTCCAGTAAGCATACATACAGGGGCTTGGCGTTATCCTGGGGCTTTGCCTGATGCTAATTTCAACTTCTCAGCACTGAAAAAATTCATCCAAAAACTAGAACAGGGCAAGTTTGACGCATTCTTTATGGCAGATCACTTAGCGGTGCTAAATATGCCAATCAACGCCCTGAAACGCAGTCATACTGTCACCTCATTTGAGCCATTTACTCTGCTTTCTGCCCTCGCTACCGTCACCGAACACATCGGACTAGTAGCTACCGCTTCTACAACCTATGACCAGCCTTACCACATTGCTCGCCGCTTCGCCTCCCTCGACCATATCAGTGGTGGTCGCGCTGGCTGGAACATCGTCACCACAACCAATCCAGACGCAGCACTTAACTTTGGTTTAGAAGAAGAGATAGAACATGATGAACGCTATCGGCGGGCTAGAGAATTTTATGATGTTGTCACAGGTCTTTGGGATTCCTTTGCTGACGATGCGTTTATTCGAGACGTGGAAGCAGGGATCTATTTCGACCCTGACAAGCTTCACGTTCTCAACCATCAGGGAAAATATCTCTCAGTGCGGGGGCCATTGAACATTGCTAGACCTGTCCAAGGCTGGCCAGTAATCGTTCAGGCTGGTGCATCCGAAGCCGGACGGCAATTAGCTGCCGAAACCGCCGAGGCTGTGTTTGCACCTGCTGGTAATCTGGAGGCTGGTAAGGCTTTATTTGCAGATATTAAGGGACGCGCCAGGGCAATTGGACGTGACCCTGAGAGTATAAAAATCCTGCCAGGAGCTTTAGTTATCGTAGGGGAAACTATCGCCGAAGCACACGCCAAGCGTCTTTATTTGGATAGCCTAGTACATTATGACAGTGGGATTGCTAGCCTCAATGGTGCGCTTGGCTACAACGTGTCGGGTTTTGATCCGGATGGCCCCTTGCCCGAAATCCCACCGACTAATGCTGGTCATTCTTCACGAGAAAGAGTAATAGCCCTAGCGCAACGTGAGAATTTGACTATTCGACAACTGGCGCAACGCATTGGTAGTTACGGGGGGCTGGCTTTCGTCGGCACACCACAAGCGATCGCCGATGAGATGGAACAATGGCTATTGGAGGAAGGTTCTGATGGTTTTAACATCATGTTCCCTTTTCTGCCTGAAGGATTGGATGATTTTGTAGACAACGTTGTGCCAGAACTCCAACGGCGCGGTATCTTCCGCAAAGAGTATGAAGGCAAGACACTGCGCGAAAACCTCGGACTGGCGCGCCCCGCTAACCGCTTCTTCCAGACAACTGTCGTATAA
- a CDS encoding sulfite exporter TauE/SafE family protein: protein MTFAQACVLFPISWVCGALNSVAGGGGIITFPTLILVGLSPISANATSTVISWPGHIVGVAAYRKELQNHLRLSWLLSGVSLVGGILGAILLLYTPTATFDRLVPYLLLVSMLLFTFGNSITTRLQSNPTEVDQANWYHLLKVAFIFFFVAVYGGFYGLGISFLILATLQILGIKQIHEMNALKLLLISCTYGFAVITFVLAGIVAWPQALLMMAGSVTGGYSGAYYARKLDPKWVKRFVTVVGFAMTSYFFFKK from the coding sequence ATGACTTTTGCACAGGCTTGTGTTCTGTTTCCGATTTCCTGGGTGTGCGGAGCCTTAAATTCTGTTGCGGGTGGAGGCGGGATAATCACCTTTCCAACTCTCATACTTGTTGGTTTATCTCCCATCAGTGCGAATGCAACAAGCACAGTCATTTCCTGGCCAGGTCATATTGTAGGTGTTGCTGCCTACCGCAAAGAATTGCAGAATCATCTGCGTCTCTCTTGGCTTTTGAGTGGCGTGAGTTTAGTTGGTGGAATATTGGGTGCAATATTGCTTCTTTACACTCCAACTGCAACATTCGATCGACTTGTACCGTATCTACTACTGGTATCCATGTTGCTCTTTACTTTCGGCAATTCCATTACGACTCGCTTACAGAGCAATCCTACAGAAGTAGACCAAGCCAACTGGTATCATCTGCTGAAAGTAGCTTTTATCTTTTTTTTTGTTGCTGTTTATGGTGGATTTTACGGTTTAGGCATTAGTTTTTTGATCCTTGCTACTCTACAAATACTGGGAATAAAGCAAATACATGAGATGAATGCTCTGAAACTGTTGTTAATTAGTTGTACCTATGGTTTTGCGGTTATTACATTTGTGTTAGCTGGAATTGTTGCTTGGCCACAAGCGCTACTAATGATGGCAGGATCGGTGACAGGAGGTTACAGTGGCGCTTACTATGCCCGTAAGTTAGACCCAAAGTGGGTGAAGCGGTTTGTAACGGTTGTTGGTTTTGCAATGACCTCCTACTTCTTCTTCAAGAAATAG